The proteins below come from a single Hypnocyclicus thermotrophus genomic window:
- a CDS encoding ABC transporter ATP-binding protein, with translation MFKLLLEVHEVTKQFGGLTAVDTINLNIKKDELIGLIGPNGAGKTTFFNLLTGVYEPTSGYIKLLGEDITGQKPYRITEKGMARTFQNIRLFKDLSVLDNVRVAKIFNTDYGIFDSIFRTKKFYKEEIRVRKEAEELLDRFGLLKKMDLPAHSLPYGEQRKLEIVRALATNPKLLLLDEPAAGMNPQETTELMDLIKKVKNDFDISILLIEHDMKFVMSLCERIAVLDYGKIIALDTPEKIKNNKKVIEAYLGEVEED, from the coding sequence GTGTTTAAATTGTTATTAGAAGTACATGAAGTGACAAAACAATTCGGAGGATTAACTGCTGTTGATACAATTAATTTAAATATAAAAAAAGATGAACTTATCGGTTTGATTGGACCAAACGGTGCAGGGAAAACTACTTTTTTTAATTTATTAACAGGTGTATATGAACCTACATCAGGATATATAAAATTATTAGGAGAAGATATTACAGGACAAAAACCTTATAGAATTACAGAAAAAGGAATGGCAAGAACATTTCAAAATATTAGACTCTTTAAAGATTTGAGTGTACTAGATAATGTTAGAGTAGCAAAAATTTTTAATACCGATTATGGTATTTTTGATTCGATATTTAGAACTAAAAAATTTTATAAAGAAGAAATAAGAGTAAGAAAAGAAGCAGAAGAATTATTAGATAGATTTGGGTTACTAAAAAAAATGGATTTACCCGCTCATAGTTTACCGTATGGTGAACAAAGAAAACTAGAAATTGTAAGAGCGCTTGCAACTAATCCTAAATTATTACTTTTAGATGAACCTGCAGCTGGAATGAATCCACAAGAAACTACAGAATTAATGGATTTAATTAAAAAAGTAAAAAATGATTTTGATATATCAATTCTTTTAATTGAACATGATATGAAATTTGTTATGTCATTATGTGAAAGAATCGCAGTTTTAGATTATGGTAAAATAATTGCTTTAGATACTCCAGAAAAAATTAAAAATAATAAAAAAGTTATTGAAGCATACTTGGGTGAAGTTGAGGAGGATTAA